In the Triticum aestivum cultivar Chinese Spring chromosome 2B, IWGSC CS RefSeq v2.1, whole genome shotgun sequence genome, ATGCGGGTACTGTGGCgcacggcaaccaaacacgccccttgTTCTTTGACAATTTCAAACCTCTACCAGGTGCTTCTCAGCCTGGTTGTCGGTTGAGTTGTAGCATGTATTTTAAACACTAATTCTGACATTGTAATGCCCGTTTGATTCTGGATTAAGATTAGTGTTTTATATATTTAATTAAACCACAAAGCCGCAATGACATCAGCACATACGAGAGCAAAATCGACACCGTGTGGATGTATACTTGATATTATCACTCTCATCTTGCAACCTGAGAATGGATGGGGATCTCGCAAGGACTGATTGTTTGTCAGTTTGCGGACATGACTTTCCGGCGCCAGCCTACAAAAGCCCGGTGGGCGGTTGCGCTAGAGCCGGTGACCTATCTTTGCCTTCAACCATACTCGTAATAAGTCGTAATGGAAGTAACCAGAGACCATCTCGGTCTTACTCTTCCCCTgttcctcttcctgctcctctctcCGGGAGCCTTGGTAACCGGTGTATCCGATCTGCTCAACGAGGGCAGCAACATCACCGACGGCAACACGCTGGTCTCAGCCGGAGGGTCGTTCATCCTGGGCTTCTTCTCTCCCGGGGTGTCCACCAACAGATACCTCGGGATATGGTTCTCCGTGTCCAACACCACCGTCTGCTGGGTGGCGAACCGTGAAAGGCCCCTGAACAGCACGGCGGGGGTTCTGGTGTTCAGCGACACCGGAAACCTTCTCCTGCTCGATGGCTCAGGCCAGACCGTATGGACATCCAACTCCACCACGACGGCAGCTCCTAGGGTTGCGCAGCTTCTTGAATCTGGCAACCGGGTCATCCGTGAACAAGCCGGCCACACCACCGTGTGGCAATCGTTCGATTATCTGTCTGACACGCTGCTTCCTGGTATGAAGATGGGCAAGAACCGATGGACAGGGTCCGAGTGGTACCTCTCGTCGTGGCGCTCAGCCGACGACCCGTCTCCGGCCTATCGGTTCGTCACGGAGGTGAACGGGCTACCGGACAACACCCTGTGGGACGGGAGCACCAAAGTCTACCGCACAGGGCCCTGGAACGGACTACGGTTCAGCGGCACCACGGAGGCCGCGAGCTACACCAACATGTTCAAGTTCGTCGTCAACATCAACGACGGGGAGGTAACCTTCGGGTACACGGCGACACCCGGCACGCCCCCTTCCCGCATCGTGGCGACGTCCACCGGCTTTGTCAAGCGGCTGGTATGGGAGGCGAGCACGCAACGATGGGAGACCTTCTTGAAGGGGCCGAGGGACGTATGCGACGACTACGCCATGTGCGGGCCGTTCGGCCTCTGCAACGCCAACGCTCCTTCCACGTCCTTCTGCAGCTGTCCCAGGGGCTTCACCCCCGCGTCCCCCGCTGAGTGGGACCTGAGGGAGAACGCAGATGGATGCCAGCGAAGTGCGGCGCTAGACTGCGCCCAAGGGAACGGGAGcgccagcaccagcagcacggacgGGTTCATGGTGCTCCAGGGCGTGAAGCTCCCCGACACGTTCAACGCGTCGGTGGATGCGAGCGCGACGATGGAGGAGTGCAGGGCCAGGTGCTTCGACAACTGCTCCTGCGTGGCATATGCCCCCGCTGATATCCGGGTAGGCGCAGTCGCTGGGTGCATCATCTGGACAGGATACATCACCGACCTACGCTACGTGGATGGAGGGCAGGATCTGTACATGAGGCTGCCAAAGTCTGAACTAGGTGCGTAcaacctcctctctctctctctctctctctttctctctctctctctctctctctcactcacacgcacacacacacacacaccagaaaACAACAGTTTCAATCATAGTGGGTGGTTAAATAATTTTGCTTCACAGAAGTGAAATACTAGTGGTCGGTCAGCAACTCAACATTtgtgtaagagcatctacagctgggCTCCCCACCTCCCCTGTACCCCGGGCGACAACCCGATCCCTAACTGATAAAAAACCCGAACCAAACGGACGCCTCATACcccccagcccccccccccacccaccccaaACACCCGGGCGGGCGGCTCGGTCACTGACAGGCCAAAAAAACCGACCTAGAAGGACGCCTAATAACAGCCCAAAATGCCCGGGCAGGCGGTCCGATCACTGACCGGTGAAAAAACCTGACCTAGATGAATGCCTCATACCGGTCCCAAACGCCCAGGCTgatcggcacccctcatatccagcccaaatatggagtGGATATGGGGAGGCATGGGCGCTCCGCCACATCGAATCCGATCTATGCTAGACCACCCTGCTCCCACATATGTAGAAATATATGAGGCACTGAAGTTGGATAACCTCGTTGCTAGTAGGGAAGAAGAATGAGATCCAATTCAAAGTCAAGGATCTTTCTCATCCGCTCCCCAAAGCAAACCCTAAtcactccactccactccacttCACTTCATGTGCAAGCTCCCTTCTGATGATTTCCAGCCCTCTTCGGTATGCCAGGTAGTGGATCCGACTCTGACGATTGCCGATCCGTCGACTGGGGTGTCCTCCCATGCGTGTCGGGGGAGTCTATGGCCGTCCGCCGCTCCTGGGAGGAGTGCATCCAACCGATGTTGAAGTCTGTCTGCCGCGAATCCATTGCGACAGCGCAACTAGCGCTCAAATCCGGCAGTGCTGGAAGCTCGAGGTCTGCCTACGACTCCATCTCCGGTCCACCGGATTATGAGTGCTATAGGGATTGGTGCGTTCGCCGTAACAATTAGAGGGCGTGGGAGAGAGAGGCCTAGCTCGCTGCCGATGTGGCGGAGGTGGAGCGTGCGCTGTCGCGAAAGAGAAAGCTATCCGTTCACGCATCCTCAGAAGTAGCAGAGGAGGAATACTTGTGCCCTTGCCGGAGAGCAAGCTCGGATGGTTCATGCCATGACTGGGCTACCCCGAAGAGGAGGAAGAGAACAGTGATAGGGCAGACAACTCCGACAATGAGATTTATTGCATATTCGACCATTACTTTCGCGAAAAGAAGCCAAGGGCGCCAGGAAGGGCAACTATGAATGATCTTTGTCCATGGCTTAGTATGTAGATAGAATATGCCTAATTTGGTAAGCCAATGGCATGTTTCGATATAGTAGCTGGGCGTCCGGCTGTATCGAACTTCACGATGCATGTGTAATATGGATTTAGGGTTTGCTAATTGAGGTATATGGATTTGGGGTTTGCTAACTGAGTTATATGGATTTGGGGTTTGCTAATTGATGTACATGAACGTGGAGACGAAGATTTGAGGTGTGACGTACTGCCCCGAAAATGCGTCTGGTAGCGTCCATTGACGTTGAAGGGTATCCGGGTGTAGATGCTGAGCATGTTTGATAATATAAGCCAACTGTTGGTTGTAGAATGTTGTTATGTCATCAATAGTAAATAATAGCGAACGTTTATAGCAATTAGCTACAAGTAACTACTTATACTATTTATTAATACATGACCCATCTCAAGCAAGAGTTTCTCTTAGCCCGTTCTACATCAATTCTTGGAGCATCCCTGGCACATCCCGTGAAAGGCCGCAGCCATTATAATAGCTACTAGTTTTCGGTTATTGTCAAGAAAACTGACCCGAATAGATCCTGGATATTTGGTCAAATCGTAAAAAAGTTTAGCATTCCCCTGATATGACAGCCCAACTGCCTCATATCTTCATTTTTCGAGGCCTTTTTTCGAGCTCCCACTAAACTAGAAAATGATTGGCGGGAGGGAAGTTTCAGGAGCAACCGCTTTCGCTCATGCGCCTCTGCCGCCGCTAGCCTCGCCGGCAGCTCACTGTAGCACCTCCCTCGGCCGGCGATGCGTTGCCATGGAGCAACCGGAGCCTCCTATAGCTCTGAGGTCGCGCCTCCGGAATCGAGTCTGCATCCACCCCTACCTCCCGTAGCCACGACCACAAGCGCGACACTGGAGTGTGTGGAGGACGTGGTGTGTGTGTGCGCCGACCGCCGTCTGCCGTGGCCAGGCCGTCCTGGAGGGTCACCGCGTGCGTGGAGTATGCCGTCTTTGAGGGCCACTGCATGCATTGGGTGCATAGTTATGGATGCCTACCGCGCGCGTGGAGTGGGGGGTCGACCGCCGTGTGTCATGAAGGACCACTGCGCCGAGCATTGGGTGGCCTGGGGGTGTCCAGTGACAAGGTGGGCTGCGGCCAGGGACCtaattgttatttggtttttgTTTTGAGGGTTCTTTGTGCTATTTTTCAAGGACCATGTTGTAAATTTAACTACTAACAAGTGGGTTCCACATCTGACCTAAAGCAATTTTATGGTATCTGTTCTGACACAACACCTGCCATACTGTAAAACATTTTGCAGTATACTGTAAATAGATTTTGCGGTATGACAATTTGGGGTATGTGCTAGAGTTGCTCTTCATCTAAATGCGTTCTCTTCtattacctcttctcttcctttcaATTAAGAAAAAAAGTTATGTTATTTTACAGAAAAATCCCTGATGTTTCTATATATAGGACATAGGTATTCTTTCTTCCTCATGTTATTTTACAGAAAAATCCCTGATGTTTCTATTAATCAATCCACATGCTAGTTTTAATTCAGatttttatttttgcaaaaaaaaaccatGATGTTTCTGATAATCATGCCACATATTAAACTTAAGTCAGATTTTTGCTTTTGCGGGATAGCCCCTGATATTTGGGTTAATCAACCCGCAATACAAATCAAATGCTTTTTAAAAATATACATGTTTTTTAAATCCAAATTCCAactttaacatgttatatatagaattttattataaaaatatgtAGAATTTGAATATGATATTATTTTACCCGCTATTTAGGGTGCAACCTTAATCAATAGTGCATGATACGTCTTTCTTTCATAACGGTGTCGATCTGAATTGAAAACACAAGCAAAACcaggattgaagacaaaagaaacCACCTATAACCATGCATGCAAGCATCGCCAAAACCTCATAGAAAAAGCAGATTTCTCATCTTACGCCGAGAGAGTGACGCCTTAGGATTGACAACATTCAAATAAGTTCTGATTGTGTGAGCACTGAACCATCGTCGGCGAGGGTGGGAAGAAGGATAAGTATACAGATGAAAAGCTATGTGTTAAAATAAAGGATGTTGACCTATTGAAGTTTTGAGTCATGATTACTGGATTAGGAGAGTGGTATTTTTTTTCCTGATGCAACACATGGGCTCTTTTGTTAATACTCGTTCTAACGCGAAACTACTTTGCTCGCAGGTGATGCACCACATCATTCGTTTCCATATGCGATGGCTATTGGTGGAGCTCTAGCCT is a window encoding:
- the LOC123039475 gene encoding receptor-like serine/threonine-protein kinase SD1-8; amino-acid sequence: MEVTRDHLGLTLPLFLFLLLSPGALVTGVSDLLNEGSNITDGNTLVSAGGSFILGFFSPGVSTNRYLGIWFSVSNTTVCWVANRERPLNSTAGVLVFSDTGNLLLLDGSGQTVWTSNSTTTAAPRVAQLLESGNRVIREQAGHTTVWQSFDYLSDTLLPGMKMGKNRWTGSEWYLSSWRSADDPSPAYRFVTEVNGLPDNTLWDGSTKVYRTGPWNGLRFSGTTEAASYTNMFKFVVNINDGEVTFGYTATPGTPPSRIVATSTGFVKRLVWEASTQRWETFLKGPRDVCDDYAMCGPFGLCNANAPSTSFCSCPRGFTPASPAEWDLRENADGCQRSAALDCAQGNGSASTSSTDGFMVLQGVKLPDTFNASVDASATMEECRARCFDNCSCVAYAPADIRVGAVAGCIIWTGYITDLRYVDGGQDLYMRLPKSELGDAPHHSFPYAMAIGGALAFLVQRVENCLVLYYISHGQSLSDANTPAGSRRDPASTIGSVPEADPPTIMEATEEFSEAGICVPPVDLPSIKAATNDFSDSNIIGKGGFGVVYTALLNGVIVAVKRLKPSGLTEKGKKDFTREVEVMSTVTHNNLVKLVSYCQEEDEWILVYEYMPNKSLSPYIFGENSSPGPSLTWVQRLEIIHGVAVGVEYLHNKEVIHRDLKLSNILLDHELKPKIADFGTAKLFIDDQTNPTVVQTPGYIAPEYAREAYLTLKCDVYSFGVVLLEIVSGKKNVKKMSYVRLLQAWGFWNKGKIKALLDSQVAEPNQQLSLELSRVIQIGLLCVQPMPDDRPSMPEVVVMLTDSSSGLAKPKKHVVGPGQATGYPQASNCSLAHCLCLEQR